The Anaerobacillus alkaliphilus genome has a segment encoding these proteins:
- a CDS encoding ArnT family glycosyltransferase, with protein MVGISAQKKLTYITVFVFILLFILRLPYIDNPPFERYEMWRQSDTESMARNFLDGKFNIFYPQLNYDGPAPNYVQLEFQLVTFIIAILYKFFGYHYEIARFVPVLFFMGSAVYLYLIAKRYYGQLAAIMATFLYGVYPLNLYFSRAVMPETAALFFYIGAFYYFDSWIRKSKNSSIIAAALFTALAISLKVPAVFVGIPMLVMAVVKYKEKVFKVWQLYFFAVVSLLPPFAYFKWLETISTKAFVSGIASKHIIPKAGFAIFTEEAQRFFTTKMPESLTWVGITLFFVGLFVIKWKREYPIGVWAIAMIIEVLLIVSIIRFNYYLVFITPLMAILSAKVLVSISNKKVGMVTVAVFLLLFGSWNYYQVLPRFELNDNVLGQAEVVKTLTDKDDLIIIATLGPELLNASERKGWRFHLPSDRKDFETWKLRLEILTGKGAKYFVPAGGYIYADEGARFKTYLEENFETIEAGKFTFYKLQ; from the coding sequence GTGGTAGGAATTAGTGCGCAAAAAAAACTTACGTACATAACGGTCTTTGTTTTTATTTTATTATTTATCCTTCGTCTTCCTTATATTGACAATCCGCCTTTTGAACGCTATGAGATGTGGAGACAAAGTGATACAGAATCGATGGCGAGGAATTTCCTTGATGGGAAGTTTAATATCTTTTACCCGCAATTAAATTATGACGGCCCAGCACCGAATTATGTTCAACTAGAATTCCAGCTCGTTACGTTTATAATTGCCATCCTATATAAGTTTTTTGGGTACCATTACGAAATAGCAAGATTTGTACCAGTTTTATTCTTTATGGGGTCGGCTGTATATCTGTACCTCATTGCCAAAAGATATTACGGACAACTTGCAGCAATTATGGCCACATTTCTTTATGGTGTGTATCCACTAAATCTATATTTCTCAAGAGCAGTAATGCCCGAAACAGCAGCTTTATTCTTTTACATAGGGGCTTTTTACTACTTTGACAGTTGGATTAGAAAATCAAAAAATTCGTCAATCATAGCAGCTGCCCTATTTACAGCATTGGCAATTTCTCTAAAGGTTCCAGCTGTCTTTGTTGGTATTCCAATGCTAGTAATGGCAGTTGTAAAATATAAAGAGAAGGTCTTTAAAGTGTGGCAACTCTATTTCTTTGCAGTCGTTTCACTATTACCTCCATTCGCTTACTTTAAATGGCTTGAAACAATCTCTACTAAGGCATTTGTGTCAGGAATTGCATCAAAGCATATCATTCCGAAAGCTGGTTTTGCGATCTTCACTGAGGAAGCCCAGCGATTTTTCACCACAAAGATGCCGGAATCTTTAACCTGGGTTGGGATCACTTTATTTTTCGTCGGTTTATTCGTAATCAAATGGAAGCGTGAATATCCAATTGGAGTTTGGGCGATTGCGATGATTATAGAAGTGTTACTTATCGTATCGATCATTCGCTTTAACTATTACCTTGTATTTATTACACCATTAATGGCAATTCTTTCAGCGAAGGTATTAGTGAGCATTTCTAATAAAAAAGTTGGTATGGTTACTGTCGCCGTGTTTCTATTGTTATTTGGGTCCTGGAATTATTATCAGGTATTGCCCCGGTTTGAATTAAATGATAATGTCTTAGGCCAGGCCGAGGTTGTCAAAACGTTGACCGATAAGGATGATTTAATTATTATTGCTACACTTGGTCCTGAACTCCTCAATGCTAGTGAAAGAAAGGGATGGCGTTTCCATCTTCCAAGTGACAGAAAAGATTTTGAAACCTGGAAGCTAAGGCTTGAGATTTTAACAGGTAAAGGTGCGAAATATTTTGTTCCAGCAGGTGGCTATATTTATGCAGATGAAGGAGCAAGGTTTAAAACGTATCTTGAAGAAAACTTTGAAACAATAGAAGCGGGGAAATTTACGTTTTACAAATTACAATAA
- a CDS encoding stalk domain-containing protein, translating into MKRKPVIVFLAFVLLIMNTVHVTASNQISVTIDGEPQYYSSEPVLVNGRIMVPLRDAFEMLGATVTWDSLTNKITIVSEGNEILLTIKQKIAFLNGMPISLIVAPKIFNNRAYVPLRFVAEAMNFEVTWYPSITTAEICTCKNNPSLSQEDALTYSIAGIQIGDPVTDVTTKLGFHQDRLPSQYPFDWFVYHQNYQNYLQIGMNQGEVVGFYSNNDQFKIGSITINSTKEDVQKAFGTPITSIIRGSRSYNYHSREDWDLYLLDGKYYTTFFYDIYDQRKVTAVHMVSKDYELSLQGYYGLGNETLRIAYEKQMYHLVNATRVKNQVPPLQWNELAARIAKAHSDDMARHDYFDHYNLQGKSPFDRLKEGGQNYRYAGENLAVGQFSAIFAHEGLMNSYGHRRNILNPQFRQIGIGVAFQENRPYFTQNYVTP; encoded by the coding sequence GTGAAAAGAAAACCTGTGATTGTTTTTTTAGCATTCGTTTTATTAATAATGAATACCGTTCACGTAACAGCATCTAACCAAATTTCAGTAACCATTGATGGCGAACCACAGTATTATTCTTCAGAACCAGTCCTAGTAAATGGGAGAATTATGGTTCCTCTAAGAGATGCTTTTGAAATGTTAGGAGCAACTGTTACTTGGGATAGTCTGACAAACAAAATAACCATCGTATCAGAAGGAAATGAGATTTTACTAACGATAAAACAAAAGATAGCCTTCTTAAATGGAATGCCCATCAGTCTTATCGTGGCACCAAAGATTTTCAATAATCGCGCTTACGTTCCTTTACGCTTTGTAGCAGAAGCTATGAACTTTGAGGTTACCTGGTATCCTTCAATTACTACAGCCGAGATCTGTACTTGTAAAAACAATCCGTCACTCTCACAAGAAGATGCTCTTACTTATTCAATTGCCGGTATCCAAATCGGAGATCCAGTGACAGACGTTACAACTAAACTTGGATTTCACCAAGATCGCTTACCAAGTCAATATCCGTTTGATTGGTTTGTCTATCACCAAAATTATCAGAACTATCTCCAAATCGGTATGAATCAAGGGGAAGTTGTTGGTTTTTATTCAAATAACGATCAATTTAAAATTGGATCAATCACGATTAACTCAACGAAAGAAGATGTTCAAAAAGCCTTTGGAACGCCAATTACTTCAATTATTAGAGGTTCGCGAAGCTATAACTATCACTCAAGAGAAGATTGGGACTTATATCTTTTAGATGGAAAATATTATACAACGTTCTTTTACGATATATATGATCAACGAAAAGTAACAGCTGTTCATATGGTTAGCAAAGATTATGAACTTTCGTTGCAGGGGTATTATGGACTAGGAAATGAGACATTACGAATTGCCTACGAAAAGCAAATGTATCATCTGGTTAATGCAACAAGAGTAAAAAATCAGGTACCCCCACTTCAATGGAATGAACTAGCAGCTAGAATAGCCAAAGCACACAGTGATGATATGGCGCGCCATGACTACTTTGATCATTATAACCTTCAGGGCAAGTCACCCTTTGACCGCTTAAAAGAAGGGGGCCAAAATTATCGATATGCGGGTGAAAACCTAGCTGTTGGACAGTTTAGTGCGATTTTTGCTCATGAAGGATTGATGAATTCCTATGGGCATCGGAGAAATATCCTAAATCCTCAATTTCGACAAATTGGCATAGGAGTAGCCTTTCAGGAAAACCGTCCATACTTCACACAAAATTATGTAACGCCATAG
- a CDS encoding copper amine oxidase N-terminal domain-containing protein, with amino-acid sequence MKQTLKQVVALVVPFFMLAVLILPMANPVAANERVSVFIDRQQLYFDQDPIIENGRTLVPMRHVFEKLGATIHWNASTNTITAKKHRITVVLKVNSNQAIINGEAVRLDVPAKIVNGRTLVPLRFVTQALGGKVEWDGNAQNVYITTVKSDIDVILNTIFQIEMSTLRILHKEMESELFHGAKKPFSSIEPKLTNYYTDSYIQEYWKPFYESSHFSEWYTHTGYLFNFLINEPFLSETLNFEYRKDQSEIMFRFRDDPRVNEGPMGVTIKNHEYILLNIENGWRVDRIY; translated from the coding sequence ATGAAGCAAACGTTGAAACAAGTCGTCGCATTAGTAGTCCCATTTTTCATGCTAGCAGTATTAATCTTACCAATGGCCAACCCTGTAGCAGCAAACGAAAGAGTGTCAGTTTTCATTGATCGACAACAGCTGTATTTTGATCAAGACCCAATTATAGAGAATGGACGCACGCTCGTTCCAATGCGTCATGTTTTTGAGAAGCTTGGTGCTACTATCCACTGGAATGCAAGTACTAACACAATCACCGCAAAAAAGCATCGTATAACGGTGGTACTGAAAGTGAACTCAAATCAAGCAATCATTAATGGAGAAGCAGTGAGATTAGACGTTCCAGCAAAAATAGTGAATGGACGAACCCTTGTCCCGTTACGCTTTGTGACACAAGCGCTAGGGGGGAAAGTGGAGTGGGATGGGAACGCGCAAAACGTTTATATTACCACAGTTAAATCGGACATCGATGTCATTCTAAATACAATCTTTCAAATAGAAATGAGTACGTTACGTATTCTTCATAAAGAAATGGAAAGTGAACTTTTTCATGGTGCGAAAAAACCATTTTCTAGTATAGAGCCAAAACTAACTAACTATTACACAGATTCATATATTCAAGAATATTGGAAGCCATTTTACGAGAGTTCTCACTTTAGTGAGTGGTACACACATACAGGTTACCTGTTTAATTTTCTAATAAATGAGCCTTTTCTATCGGAGACATTAAATTTTGAGTATAGAAAAGATCAAAGCGAAATTATGTTTCGATTTCGAGATGATCCCAGAGTCAATGAAGGACCGATGGGGGTTACGATTAAAAACCATGAATATATATTACTAAACATTGAAAATGGTTGGCGGGTTGACCGTATCTACTAA
- a CDS encoding stalk domain-containing protein, protein MQKKIVMLFIVLFITTLPSYGQATTSKTLDAYVKPFFIQYENQEILAEHDMLTIHGRDYFPLVDLLKLLNGSVRLLDEKIDVHLVPNVKQTNFIEVTRPLPKKVQTLILPTFQESIQAGAGAIIENDPSNIMFSKNGNEKHYPASTTKIMTALVALEKSDLKENVKISQDVRNIPSDSSRANVRPGDVMTLEQLLFAMMVPSGNDAAVAVAVHIAGSEREFAQLMNQKAKELGATNTNFVNSHGYHDPNQYTTAIDLAKITYAATKHPQFLQFISVPSYRATYKNSSGTTVTRTWEATNQQVRKDRPNYAPNIIGGKTGYTSASRHTLVSVAEKDSNQYITVILRGDPTGRYVDTQKLVKKAIAARKANNEKYSVPIKITYVDRELVVNGKSQVLDQQVFTYQGRLYMHMDTIPLLTEKVKEVTVKQEDYKLVLDQIMVPHINDLLLFRDSRLFLPFRAISEHYEFAVNFNKDGGVIKASKQGFEIKLTIDSKTAEVNGKKLVLDSAPFIMNGTTYLPTRFLADTISDSFDWGIGHTLVLK, encoded by the coding sequence TTGCAGAAAAAAATAGTTATGTTATTTATCGTTTTATTCATTACAACATTACCTAGTTATGGACAAGCGACAACTTCAAAGACACTCGATGCTTATGTAAAACCGTTTTTTATTCAGTATGAAAACCAAGAAATCCTGGCAGAGCATGATATGCTCACAATTCATGGTCGAGATTACTTTCCATTAGTAGATTTGTTAAAACTGTTAAACGGCAGTGTGAGGTTACTAGATGAAAAGATTGATGTACATCTAGTACCGAATGTAAAGCAAACTAACTTTATCGAAGTTACCAGACCTTTACCTAAAAAAGTACAAACACTAATTTTACCAACATTTCAAGAGAGCATCCAAGCCGGAGCCGGAGCTATTATTGAAAACGATCCTTCAAACATTATGTTCTCGAAAAATGGCAATGAAAAGCACTATCCTGCAAGCACCACTAAAATTATGACAGCGTTAGTTGCCTTAGAAAAAAGTGATCTAAAAGAAAACGTAAAAATAAGTCAGGATGTTCGAAATATTCCTTCCGACAGCTCTAGAGCAAATGTCCGTCCTGGAGATGTAATGACGCTAGAACAGTTACTATTTGCCATGATGGTTCCGTCTGGAAATGACGCTGCAGTGGCTGTAGCTGTTCATATTGCAGGGTCGGAACGAGAATTTGCCCAATTGATGAATCAGAAAGCGAAGGAGTTAGGGGCAACAAACACAAATTTTGTTAATTCACATGGTTATCATGATCCAAACCAGTATACGACAGCCATAGATTTAGCGAAAATTACATATGCTGCTACGAAACACCCACAATTCTTACAGTTTATCTCAGTTCCAAGCTACCGAGCTACCTATAAGAATAGTAGTGGTACTACGGTTACAAGAACATGGGAAGCGACAAATCAACAGGTGAGAAAAGATCGGCCTAATTACGCTCCTAATATTATTGGAGGAAAGACGGGCTATACTAGTGCTTCTCGACATACATTGGTAAGTGTGGCAGAGAAAGACAGCAACCAATATATTACTGTAATATTAAGAGGGGATCCAACAGGTAGATATGTCGATACCCAAAAGCTAGTAAAGAAAGCGATAGCTGCACGCAAAGCTAATAATGAAAAATACAGTGTACCAATAAAGATTACATATGTGGATCGCGAGCTAGTAGTTAATGGGAAAAGCCAAGTCTTGGATCAGCAAGTATTTACCTACCAGGGGAGACTATACATGCATATGGATACAATTCCTCTCTTAACAGAAAAGGTAAAGGAAGTGACTGTTAAGCAAGAAGATTATAAGTTGGTGCTTGACCAAATCATGGTCCCGCATATTAATGACTTACTCCTTTTCCGAGACAGCCGGTTGTTCTTACCTTTTCGTGCTATATCGGAGCACTATGAGTTTGCAGTGAACTTCAATAAAGATGGTGGTGTAATAAAAGCTAGTAAACAGGGTTTTGAAATAAAACTGACAATCGACTCCAAAACAGCTGAAGTAAATGGTAAAAAACTTGTTCTAGATAGCGCCCCTTTCATTATGAATGGTACTACCTATTTACCAACGAGGTTTCTAGCAGATACGATATCTGATAGCTTTGATTGGGGAATAGGTCATACCTTAGTTCTAAAGTAG
- a CDS encoding copper amine oxidase N-terminal domain-containing protein → MVTKLKQTVVVLLVLLLALPSYVGANTQPIKIIVDGVPISSDQAPIIVDGRTLVPVRAIFEALDAKVSYVSATKQVIGTRDNTTVILTLGSNRAIVNNEVKILDVPAQTVNGRTLVPVRFVSEALGDDVKYNASRREVVITRKYSSNVTVKDVNNFGDGRDIEVSFNKAQNEALVDHYRIMMVKTSKANSFTLSNANQTSSNYYTYVAKEGKNIKRTLNSYTMDTDGAYIQSGVSYTAFILTVGRNGSVNTLERSSNSVTLNTSRTLPQITNLSVNDVSDYGDARDIEVDFTRLSDESYLLEYRAIIVRANEANSFNLTSAMELPSSNYTVIPRRGTNIKETLQFQTRDHQGRFIETNTAYRVFILAVGSPGSGYGSSLSRQSNEIRLSTNPEEIRVTGVEVRDAGDYGDGRDLEVSFSIPRNESRVSEYRIMVVPTNEAGNFNISRANNLTSNQYTVVGKTGFNIRTTLPSYASDVNGRQIESNRSYRVFVFSYGGAANSYYNSLSYSSNTVTLTENFQAIPVTNLQVSDVSNFSDGRDLQVSFNRVSDETMIQEYRIMVVKAAQANAFTLAIANNVSSNNYTYVAKTGSNITRTLSSTSTDAYGDLIREGVDYKVFVLSVSAGGNTANALSSASQTIRLTNNTVVDTVSNVVAEDIANAGDGSDMQVKFNKLPNESTLQEYRIMVVKTDQANSFNLIAANNVHSNNYTRVTKTGSNITQRLASTTRDIHGNLIRPSEPYKVFVLAVSNVSGDRNTLSQPSSEIILSNPGVDVATGITVFDIGNNGNGQDIEVNFLKAANETPISYYTVLVVRSHETANFTLDQANAVPVANYTRVDKTGSNLKITLPSTARDVRGNLITNGVAYNIFILSVADGTNATKNSLSAPSSSITLANN, encoded by the coding sequence GTGGTTACAAAATTAAAGCAAACGGTCGTGGTCCTATTAGTGCTTTTGCTTGCTTTACCAAGTTATGTAGGTGCAAATACTCAGCCAATTAAGATTATTGTTGATGGTGTACCTATTAGTTCGGATCAGGCACCAATCATCGTTGATGGAAGAACGTTAGTACCGGTTAGGGCCATCTTTGAGGCATTAGATGCTAAGGTATCATATGTGTCGGCTACAAAACAGGTAATTGGAACAAGAGACAACACAACAGTTATCCTAACTTTAGGTTCAAATCGGGCGATTGTTAACAATGAAGTAAAGATCCTTGATGTACCCGCCCAAACAGTAAACGGCAGAACTCTGGTTCCTGTGCGTTTCGTAAGTGAGGCATTAGGGGACGACGTAAAGTACAATGCTAGTCGAAGAGAAGTGGTAATAACAAGGAAGTACTCAAGCAATGTGACAGTAAAAGATGTCAACAATTTTGGGGATGGGCGCGATATAGAAGTCAGCTTTAACAAAGCACAGAATGAAGCTCTTGTTGATCATTACCGCATTATGATGGTGAAAACGTCGAAAGCAAATTCTTTTACATTAAGTAATGCTAATCAAACCTCTAGTAATTACTACACTTATGTTGCTAAAGAGGGTAAAAATATCAAACGAACGTTGAACAGTTATACAATGGATACTGACGGAGCATATATACAAAGTGGGGTATCTTATACTGCATTTATTTTAACAGTAGGAAGAAATGGTTCTGTTAATACTTTGGAAAGAAGCTCTAACTCTGTTACCTTAAATACTTCAAGAACCTTACCACAAATCACTAACCTTTCAGTAAATGATGTTAGCGACTATGGTGATGCTCGTGATATTGAAGTAGATTTTACTAGATTATCAGATGAAAGCTATCTACTAGAGTACCGTGCGATTATAGTTAGAGCAAATGAGGCAAACTCTTTTAATCTAACCAGTGCAATGGAACTCCCTTCATCCAATTATACGGTTATTCCAAGACGAGGAACAAATATCAAAGAGACATTACAATTTCAAACCAGAGACCACCAAGGAAGATTTATCGAAACAAATACTGCCTATCGAGTATTTATCTTAGCTGTTGGAAGTCCTGGAAGTGGCTATGGAAGCTCTTTATCTAGACAATCCAACGAAATTCGTTTATCAACAAACCCTGAAGAGATTAGAGTAACTGGTGTTGAGGTGCGTGATGCTGGTGACTATGGTGACGGACGTGACCTTGAGGTTAGCTTTTCAATTCCTCGAAATGAATCAAGAGTTAGTGAGTACAGAATAATGGTTGTACCGACAAATGAAGCAGGTAACTTTAATATTTCTAGAGCCAACAATCTCACGTCGAACCAATACACAGTTGTAGGCAAGACTGGATTTAATATTCGTACGACACTACCTTCATATGCCAGTGATGTGAACGGTAGACAGATTGAATCCAATCGTTCATATCGCGTATTTGTTTTTTCATATGGTGGTGCTGCTAATAGCTATTACAATTCGTTATCGTATTCGTCAAATACAGTTACTTTAACGGAGAATTTCCAAGCTATACCAGTTACAAATCTTCAAGTCTCGGATGTCAGTAACTTTAGTGACGGTAGAGATCTACAAGTTAGTTTTAACAGAGTATCAGACGAGACGATGATCCAAGAATATCGGATTATGGTTGTAAAAGCTGCGCAGGCAAATGCGTTTACCTTAGCAATTGCCAATAACGTTTCTTCTAACAACTATACCTATGTTGCAAAAACTGGCTCAAATATCACAAGAACTTTATCGTCAACTAGTACCGATGCTTATGGAGACTTAATCCGTGAAGGCGTAGATTATAAAGTGTTTGTCTTATCTGTTTCAGCAGGAGGAAACACTGCCAATGCTCTTTCAAGTGCGTCTCAAACGATCCGACTAACCAATAATACAGTCGTTGATACCGTGTCTAATGTAGTAGCGGAGGATATAGCAAATGCTGGTGATGGTAGTGATATGCAAGTAAAGTTTAACAAATTACCAAACGAGTCAACACTCCAAGAGTATCGAATTATGGTTGTTAAAACTGATCAAGCAAATTCCTTCAATCTAATTGCAGCAAACAATGTTCACTCAAATAACTACACAAGAGTGACAAAAACAGGCTCGAACATTACGCAACGATTAGCGTCAACTACAAGGGATATTCATGGGAATTTAATCCGACCAAGTGAGCCATATAAAGTGTTCGTATTAGCAGTATCAAACGTTAGCGGTGACCGTAATACACTTTCCCAACCTTCTAGTGAGATTATACTATCAAATCCAGGTGTCGATGTTGCGACAGGAATTACCGTATTTGATATTGGAAACAATGGAAACGGTCAAGATATAGAAGTGAACTTCCTGAAAGCAGCAAACGAAACCCCAATCTCGTATTATACGGTATTGGTTGTTCGCTCTCATGAAACGGCAAACTTTACGTTAGATCAGGCAAATGCTGTTCCAGTGGCCAATTACACAAGAGTAGATAAAACTGGCAGTAACTTAAAAATTACTCTACCATCGACAGCGCGGGATGTGAGAGGTAACCTAATTACAAATGGGGTAGCTTATAATATCTTTATACTATCGGTAGCCGATGGTACGAATGCTACTAAGAATTCCTTATCAGCTCCATCTAGTTCGATTACGTTAGCTAACAATTAA
- a CDS encoding VanZ family protein yields MRVKELVLTILPPIVWIGMIYFASSQPYEQQDLRPILGEMDLSFVERWFSWVSFTYSNTVISIENRGVTGFVEFFLRKGAHVFVFFVLGFLIFRVLKLFKIKAVPQFFLTLLFIIAFASIDEFRHFHHPNRTGLIEDVILDTVGGLLGISTALFLQKIRER; encoded by the coding sequence TTGAGAGTAAAAGAGTTAGTATTGACGATTCTTCCACCGATCGTATGGATCGGTATGATATATTTTGCTTCATCCCAGCCATATGAACAGCAGGATTTACGCCCGATATTGGGAGAGATGGATTTAAGCTTTGTTGAGCGTTGGTTTTCTTGGGTTTCCTTTACCTATTCAAATACTGTTATAAGTATTGAGAATAGAGGTGTAACAGGTTTTGTAGAATTTTTCTTGCGCAAAGGTGCTCATGTTTTTGTTTTCTTTGTATTGGGATTTTTGATTTTTAGAGTGCTTAAGCTTTTCAAAATAAAAGCAGTGCCACAGTTCTTTTTAACTCTATTATTTATTATAGCTTTTGCCTCTATTGATGAGTTTCGCCATTTTCATCACCCTAACAGAACTGGATTAATAGAAGATGTCATCTTAGATACAGTCGGTGGTCTTCTAGGAATTTCCACAGCGTTATTTTTACAAAAAATAAGAGAGCGCTAG
- a CDS encoding L,D-transpeptidase family protein, producing MRKGVILAFLISLLVCVFPYEGALASQGQGQLIIINKSTNQLGYFNNGELVRTFAVATGRSDSLTPEGSFTIVNKIKNRPYYKDGIPGGDPRNPLGDRWLGLDARGTYGTTYAIHGNNNPDSIGKYVSAGCVRMHNEDVHWLFDQLNLYTPVNIGHFSADFEEAARKVGYELRQPIEVFVNGELLSLENSPKSVNNRVLVPLRAIFSSLGAKVTWDQKTQSVTAIRGDRNIKLTIGSTKAYINGQETILDVPAEVYNGSTYVPIRFVSEALGAKINWDNEKRVIAIETETAPVVATSVDLKINGKLNPFEQRAYLRGGTAMVPLRGIFQELGAQVTWNQEEAVIYAQKGDRNITLYLNESIVFVNQVAINLAVPAEIIAGTTFIPARFISETFNVPIHWDPTLQLVTIM from the coding sequence TTGAGAAAGGGTGTTATTTTAGCGTTTCTAATTAGTCTTCTTGTATGTGTATTTCCTTACGAAGGAGCGCTGGCAAGTCAAGGGCAAGGGCAATTAATTATCATCAATAAATCTACAAATCAATTAGGCTATTTTAATAATGGTGAATTAGTCCGCACTTTTGCCGTTGCCACTGGAAGAAGCGACTCATTGACACCTGAAGGTTCTTTTACGATAGTAAATAAAATAAAAAACCGTCCTTATTATAAAGATGGAATTCCAGGTGGGGATCCAAGAAATCCTTTAGGAGACCGCTGGTTAGGCTTAGATGCAAGAGGCACATACGGCACGACATACGCCATTCATGGTAATAATAACCCTGACTCCATTGGGAAATATGTGAGTGCAGGCTGTGTTCGTATGCATAATGAAGATGTACATTGGCTTTTTGACCAATTGAATTTATATACTCCGGTAAACATTGGTCACTTCAGCGCTGATTTTGAAGAGGCTGCTAGAAAAGTAGGATATGAGCTACGACAACCAATTGAAGTGTTTGTAAATGGAGAGCTGTTATCATTAGAGAATTCGCCTAAGTCAGTTAATAACCGTGTATTAGTTCCGTTACGGGCAATTTTTTCATCGCTAGGAGCGAAAGTTACCTGGGATCAAAAAACACAATCGGTCACTGCAATTAGAGGTGATCGAAATATAAAACTAACAATTGGTTCAACTAAGGCATACATTAATGGCCAAGAAACGATTTTAGATGTACCAGCGGAAGTTTATAATGGTTCAACGTATGTCCCAATTCGGTTTGTGAGCGAAGCCTTAGGGGCAAAAATAAACTGGGATAACGAAAAGCGTGTCATTGCCATCGAAACAGAGACGGCCCCAGTGGTTGCGACTTCAGTGGATCTTAAAATAAATGGAAAGTTAAACCCATTTGAACAAAGAGCCTACTTAAGAGGTGGTACAGCAATGGTTCCATTAAGGGGAATCTTCCAAGAGTTAGGCGCGCAGGTAACTTGGAATCAAGAAGAAGCTGTCATTTATGCTCAAAAAGGTGATCGAAACATCACACTTTACCTAAACGAATCAATTGTTTTTGTAAATCAAGTCGCTATTAACCTAGCTGTACCGGCAGAAATTATCGCCGGTACAACATTTATCCCAGCAAGGTTTATCTCAGAAACCTTTAACGTCCCCATTCATTGGGATCCTACACTGCAGCTAGTTACAATCATGTGA
- a CDS encoding EamA family transporter, which produces MNKLVLIIVSVLLGSIGQVILKIGANKLGTLALHPQTLITDLIRMVRVPEIIIGLLFFGSSFVLWVKVLTKFDLSYAYPMVSLGYINVVVLSYFLFKEPFTTAKIAGIAFIIVGVIILNR; this is translated from the coding sequence ATGAATAAATTAGTTCTTATTATTGTTTCTGTTTTACTAGGTTCGATTGGACAAGTTATTTTAAAAATTGGGGCCAATAAACTAGGCACGCTCGCTTTACATCCACAAACGCTTATTACCGATCTAATTCGAATGGTCCGTGTACCAGAGATTATTATCGGGCTACTCTTTTTTGGCTCCAGTTTCGTTCTCTGGGTAAAGGTTTTGACCAAATTCGACTTAAGCTACGCTTATCCCATGGTCAGTCTTGGTTACATCAACGTCGTCGTTTTATCTTATTTTCTATTTAAAGAGCCTTTTACGACTGCAAAAATTGCTGGTATTGCCTTTATCATAGTCGGAGTAATTATCCTAAACAGATAA
- a CDS encoding glycosyltransferase family 2 protein, translating to MERRVVVGLPAYNEENGLPKLLDKMIALKDQVPESFSILIVNDGSSDQTEEVLKSYAKQYPFVQYINHDVNKGLGKAMQTLFQHAVETFADQDILITLDADNTHNPAIIPGLVKKLDDEDLDVVIASRFTKGGKEIGLSAIRKVYSRGAKLFLKTFYPIPYVNDYSCGYRAYRLGYLKKAYQIYGGKLITTNGFECMVEILARFSKIGVHAGEFPLRLEYHLKEGDSKLPVVKTIVGYFKLLKKVKKPPLLE from the coding sequence ATGGAACGGAGAGTAGTTGTGGGCTTACCGGCTTATAATGAAGAAAATGGTTTGCCTAAATTACTTGATAAGATGATCGCTTTAAAGGACCAGGTGCCTGAATCGTTTTCTATACTGATCGTAAATGACGGTAGTTCAGATCAAACTGAAGAAGTCTTGAAAAGCTATGCTAAACAATACCCTTTTGTCCAATACATCAACCACGACGTAAACAAAGGCTTAGGGAAAGCTATGCAAACCTTATTTCAACATGCTGTTGAGACATTTGCTGATCAGGATATCTTGATTACACTTGATGCTGATAACACTCATAATCCTGCTATCATTCCTGGGCTAGTAAAAAAATTAGATGATGAGGACCTTGACGTAGTGATCGCTTCCCGGTTTACGAAGGGTGGAAAAGAAATTGGACTTTCAGCCATTCGCAAGGTGTATAGTCGTGGTGCGAAGCTTTTTTTGAAAACATTCTATCCGATACCTTATGTAAATGATTATTCTTGTGGGTATCGCGCTTATCGGCTCGGCTATCTGAAAAAGGCTTATCAAATATACGGCGGAAAGCTAATTACGACAAATGGGTTTGAATGCATGGTGGAGATTTTGGCTCGCTTTAGCAAAATAGGTGTTCATGCGGGAGAATTTCCATTGCGTCTTGAGTACCACCTAAAAGAAGGGGACAGCAAACTACCTGTCGTAAAAACGATTGTTGGCTATTTTAAGTTATTAAAGAAAGTTAAAAAACCACCTCTCTTAGAATAG